A DNA window from Streptomyces bacillaris contains the following coding sequences:
- the mshC gene encoding cysteine--1-D-myo-inosityl 2-amino-2-deoxy-alpha-D-glucopyranoside ligase, whose product MHAWPASEVPALPGKGRDLRIHDTATGGRITLDPGPVARIYVCGITPYDATHMGHAATYNAFDLVQRVWLDTKRQVHYVQNVTDVDDPLLERAVRDGQDWSELAERETALFREDMTALRMLPPRHYIGAVEAIPGIVPLVERLREAGAAYDLEGDIYFSVDADPHFGEVSGLDAAAMRLLSAERGGDPERPGKKNPLDPMLWMAARPGEPSWDGASLGEGRPGWHIECVAIALDHLGMGFDIQGGGSDLVFPHHEMGASHAQALTGEHPFAKAYVHAGMVGLDGEKMSKSRGNLVFVSTLRREGVDPAAIRLALLSHHYRADWEWTDQVLTDAVERLARWRAAVSRPDGRSADALVEEVREALADDLDTPTALAAVDRWAELQSAEGGTDEGAPGLVSRTVDALLGVAL is encoded by the coding sequence ATGCATGCCTGGCCCGCTTCTGAGGTCCCCGCCCTGCCCGGCAAGGGCCGCGACCTTCGGATCCACGACACCGCGACCGGCGGACGGATCACCCTTGACCCCGGTCCCGTCGCCCGCATCTACGTCTGCGGCATCACGCCGTACGACGCGACCCACATGGGTCATGCGGCGACCTACAACGCGTTCGACCTCGTTCAGCGCGTGTGGCTCGACACCAAGCGGCAGGTTCACTACGTCCAGAACGTGACCGACGTGGACGATCCGCTCCTGGAGCGGGCCGTGCGCGACGGTCAGGACTGGTCCGAGCTGGCGGAGCGCGAGACGGCGCTCTTCCGCGAGGACATGACCGCCCTGCGGATGCTGCCCCCGCGCCACTACATCGGAGCCGTCGAGGCCATACCCGGCATCGTGCCCCTCGTCGAGCGGCTCCGGGAGGCGGGCGCCGCCTACGACCTCGAGGGCGACATCTACTTCTCCGTCGACGCCGACCCGCACTTCGGCGAGGTCTCCGGCCTCGACGCGGCGGCCATGCGGCTGCTCTCCGCCGAGCGCGGCGGCGACCCCGAGCGCCCCGGCAAGAAGAACCCCCTCGACCCGATGCTCTGGATGGCCGCCCGCCCGGGCGAGCCGAGCTGGGACGGGGCCTCCCTGGGCGAAGGCCGCCCCGGGTGGCACATCGAGTGCGTCGCCATCGCCCTGGACCACCTCGGCATGGGCTTCGACATCCAGGGCGGCGGCTCCGACCTGGTCTTCCCGCACCACGAGATGGGTGCGTCGCACGCCCAGGCGCTGACCGGCGAGCACCCGTTCGCCAAGGCGTACGTCCACGCGGGCATGGTCGGCCTCGACGGCGAGAAGATGTCCAAGTCCCGCGGCAACCTCGTCTTCGTCTCCACCCTGCGCCGTGAGGGCGTGGACCCGGCGGCCATCCGCCTCGCCCTGCTCTCCCACCACTACCGCGCCGACTGGGAGTGGACCGACCAGGTCCTCACCGACGCCGTCGAGCGCCTCGCCCGCTGGCGCGCGGCGGTCTCACGCCCCGACGGGCGCTCGGCCGACGCCCTGGTGGAGGAGGTCCGCGAGGCCCTCGCCGACGACCTGGACACCCCCACGGCGCTCGCCGCCGTGGACCGCTGGGCCGAACTCCAGAGCGCGGAGGGCGGTACGGACGAGGGGGCACCCGGCCTCGTCTCCCGTACCGTCGACGCCCTGCTGGGGGTCGCCCTGTAG